From a single Spirochaetaceae bacterium genomic region:
- a CDS encoding ABC transporter permease: MRAYLIRRLLLIIPTLFILSILVFLSVRFIPGDVIDAMAARMDFGYDIDREALEHILGLDVPIHVQYGRWIGVLPTPDWFTGESHFKGLLQGTLGESLFERGEYFITSPASALSIEERILRRLPVTIQLGVMAIVIGLVIALPVGIYSAIRQDTAADYMGRTIGIIGMAAPNFWLALMVMIYPAIWWNWSPPMTWVPFVEDPLGNLGVLIIPSLILGTGMAAGTMRLTRTMMLEVLRQDYIRTAWSKGLKERVVIIRHAMKNALIPVVTLVGGSLPLLVGGSVIIESIFNLPGLGRFFLEALRLRDYPVISGANLFFAGITMLAILLTDMIYPYLDPRVRYS; this comes from the coding sequence ATGAGAGCCTATCTCATCAGGCGGTTATTGCTCATAATCCCCACCTTGTTCATATTGAGCATCCTGGTCTTTCTCTCGGTCCGCTTCATCCCGGGCGATGTAATAGACGCAATGGCGGCTCGGATGGATTTTGGATACGATATTGACCGTGAAGCTCTTGAGCATATACTGGGATTAGACGTGCCTATTCATGTGCAGTATGGACGCTGGATAGGAGTGTTGCCAACCCCTGACTGGTTTACCGGTGAGTCCCACTTCAAAGGTCTCCTCCAGGGCACCTTAGGAGAATCACTGTTTGAGCGTGGCGAATACTTCATAACCTCGCCGGCTTCAGCTCTTTCGATAGAGGAGAGGATATTACGTAGACTCCCGGTAACCATTCAGCTTGGCGTCATGGCAATCGTAATCGGGCTAGTGATAGCCCTGCCAGTCGGCATCTACTCGGCGATTCGCCAGGATACCGCCGCCGACTACATGGGGCGCACCATCGGTATCATCGGCATGGCAGCGCCCAACTTCTGGCTGGCACTTATGGTCATGATATACCCGGCAATCTGGTGGAACTGGTCGCCACCGATGACGTGGGTTCCTTTCGTGGAAGACCCGCTGGGAAATCTCGGGGTGCTCATCATTCCCAGCCTGATTCTGGGGACGGGCATGGCTGCCGGCACAATGCGGTTGACGCGCACCATGATGCTGGAGGTGCTCAGGCAGGACTATATCAGGACGGCTTGGTCCAAGGGTCTCAAGGAGAGGGTAGTCATTATCAGACATGCCATGAAGAATGCACTCATCCCGGTAGTTACCCTGGTAGGTGGGTCTTTGCCCCTGCTGGTAGGTGGCTCAGTTATCATAGAGAGCATATTCAACCTGCCGGGGTTAGGTCGTTTCTTTCTGGAAGCACTCCGTCTTAGAGACTACCCGGTGATTTCCGGAGCAAACCTGTTTTTCGCCGGCATAACTATGTTGGCCATTCTACTTACCGACATGATTTATCCTTATTTAGACCCCAGGGTCCGCTACAGCTAG
- a CDS encoding ABC transporter substrate-binding protein has translation MSATGLWAAGAEEEPGAAADKQYVTDPTTGKEVPAPEYGGTFTWVSRYQTGQNTDSYPTPTGGLAAVGGVVERLSIADWGIDRDVHHHISLAVPLWVMKGQLAESWETPDDTTIIFNIRKGVHWHDTEPMNGRELTAKDVEYNWHRYFGLGKWSEFGPVQKYESLPIESVTATDDWTVVFELTKPYLGVLSVIFNNYDPYIYPPEIIEEHGDANDWRNVIGTGPYMITDVVEATSVSWTKNPDYWGYDEKFPENRLPYFDEIRLLMMEDEATRISAMRTGKIDYMGFSGGSEIRPDQVDGLQKTNPELKFHPYQFRSDWTSFAMNVRQPPFDDIRVRKAMQMAQDLETVNNAYYKGRAKWIPQGVIGDGAVDHFVPFDEWPEEVKSGYRYDPEGAEKLLDEAGYARGADGIRFKTTQTQFGAALGDTSLSEIAADYWAAIGVDVEVTIAPDTSAHWQAMTRDHSYEGMSSAMLGFDHGDPMWMMRAFGHSEGTINIPGVQDAHLDSLIEAAAAATTLEEQQRQLKEADAYTIKNHYYVWYFKVPMFNVNQPWLVGYNGEFQLGWGQRYGQLWARVWIDSEMKEAMGY, from the coding sequence ATGAGCGCGACCGGCCTCTGGGCCGCTGGCGCAGAAGAGGAGCCGGGCGCCGCTGCCGACAAGCAGTATGTGACCGACCCCACCACCGGTAAGGAGGTGCCCGCGCCAGAGTATGGCGGGACATTCACCTGGGTCAGCCGATACCAAACAGGTCAAAACACTGACAGTTATCCCACACCCACCGGCGGCCTAGCTGCGGTGGGTGGTGTCGTCGAGAGGCTATCCATCGCGGACTGGGGAATAGATAGGGACGTACATCACCACATTAGTCTGGCTGTACCTCTCTGGGTCATGAAAGGGCAGCTGGCGGAAAGCTGGGAAACGCCCGACGACACAACGATAATCTTCAACATCCGCAAGGGCGTTCACTGGCACGATACGGAGCCAATGAACGGTCGGGAGCTAACTGCCAAGGATGTGGAATACAACTGGCACCGCTATTTTGGTCTGGGCAAGTGGAGTGAATTTGGACCTGTCCAAAAATATGAGAGCCTGCCAATTGAATCGGTAACGGCTACCGACGATTGGACGGTTGTTTTTGAGCTGACGAAGCCATACCTCGGGGTGCTGTCGGTTATCTTCAACAACTATGATCCTTATATATATCCCCCCGAGATAATCGAGGAACACGGGGACGCTAACGATTGGAGGAACGTGATCGGCACCGGTCCCTATATGATCACTGATGTTGTCGAGGCGACCTCTGTCAGCTGGACCAAGAATCCTGACTACTGGGGCTATGACGAGAAGTTCCCGGAGAACCGCTTGCCTTATTTTGACGAGATAAGGCTCCTGATGATGGAAGATGAAGCAACACGTATTTCGGCAATGCGCACGGGTAAGATTGATTACATGGGTTTCAGTGGCGGCTCTGAAATAAGACCCGACCAAGTAGATGGCCTCCAGAAGACCAACCCCGAACTCAAGTTTCACCCGTACCAATTTCGGTCGGACTGGACATCTTTTGCCATGAACGTACGTCAGCCGCCCTTTGACGACATCAGGGTGCGCAAGGCAATGCAGATGGCACAGGACCTCGAGACAGTCAACAATGCCTACTACAAGGGTCGGGCCAAGTGGATACCTCAGGGGGTGATAGGTGACGGCGCTGTGGATCATTTCGTGCCATTTGATGAGTGGCCCGAAGAGGTCAAGAGCGGCTATAGGTATGACCCGGAAGGGGCCGAGAAGCTGCTTGATGAGGCTGGCTACGCGCGCGGTGCGGATGGCATTAGATTCAAGACCACCCAGACGCAGTTTGGGGCGGCGTTAGGGGACACAAGCCTTTCAGAAATAGCTGCCGACTACTGGGCTGCTATTGGCGTTGATGTAGAGGTAACAATAGCCCCCGACACCTCTGCTCATTGGCAAGCTATGACACGCGACCATAGCTACGAAGGTATGTCATCGGCGATGTTGGGGTTCGATCATGGAGACCCCATGTGGATGATGCGCGCTTTTGGTCACTCGGAAGGAACGATTAACATACCGGGAGTACAGGACGCGCATCTTGACAGCTTGATTGAAGCCGCCGCAGCCGCTACCACCTTGGAGGAGCAGCAGAGGCAACTGAAAGAGGCGGATGCGTACACTATTAAGAACCATTACTACGTATGGTACTTCAAAGTCCCAATGTTTAACGTCAACCAGCCGTGGCTCGTAGGCTACAACGGTGAATTCCAGCTCGGTTGGGGGCAGCGTTATGGTCAGTTATGGGCCCGCGTATGGATTGATTCCGAGATGAAGGAAGCAATGGGTTATTAA
- a CDS encoding M20 family metallopeptidase has translation MHPDLHPQMRPDLIDLTRALVHVPSSAAHPSAIERGLELLRGRLGPLAGVRIDEHLCEGVPSLVVMPAAVETPSILLVGHVDVVDHGSRRHYRARVRDGRIYGPGAGDMKGSLAIMVSLFGELVSRHPEVRLGLVITADEERGSQHGTRYLLDQGLSCDLAILPDGGSIDTVVVAEKGLLHVEVVWRGASTHGAYPWTGNNPVDGMLHDLARMRERFDALATDRPDHWHPTATITTLESESKSVNRVPEFARAGVDVRFTPPWTVATMLREVQACLSPGAELSLPNVTECTSMTVDADFRTITEQVLGTPLRELRTPGASDARFFSAQGVPAIISRPVVGNVHRVDEWIDIDSMLQYYRILHTFISRRLHLS, from the coding sequence ATGCATCCGGATCTGCATCCGCAGATGCGTCCGGATCTGATTGACCTGACCCGCGCGCTGGTGCACGTGCCGAGCTCGGCGGCGCATCCGTCGGCGATTGAGCGCGGCCTGGAACTGCTGCGCGGCCGCCTGGGGCCGCTCGCCGGCGTGCGCATCGACGAACATCTGTGCGAGGGCGTACCGTCGCTGGTGGTGATGCCGGCGGCGGTCGAGACACCGTCGATCCTGCTGGTGGGGCACGTCGACGTGGTCGACCACGGCTCGCGGCGCCACTATCGGGCGCGGGTGCGCGACGGGCGCATCTACGGCCCGGGCGCCGGTGACATGAAAGGGTCGTTGGCGATCATGGTGTCGCTATTCGGGGAGTTGGTGAGCCGCCATCCGGAGGTGCGGCTCGGCCTGGTGATCACGGCCGACGAGGAGCGCGGCAGCCAGCACGGCACCCGCTACCTCCTGGACCAGGGGCTGTCCTGCGACCTGGCCATCCTGCCCGACGGCGGCTCCATCGACACCGTCGTGGTGGCGGAGAAGGGCCTGCTGCACGTGGAGGTGGTGTGGCGCGGCGCCTCCACCCACGGTGCCTACCCGTGGACCGGCAACAACCCGGTGGACGGCATGCTGCACGACCTGGCCAGGATGCGCGAGCGGTTCGACGCGCTCGCCACCGACCGGCCCGACCACTGGCACCCCACCGCCACCATCACCACGCTGGAGTCGGAGAGCAAGTCGGTGAACCGGGTGCCCGAGTTCGCGCGCGCCGGCGTCGACGTACGCTTCACGCCACCGTGGACGGTGGCGACCATGCTGCGCGAGGTGCAGGCCTGCCTCAGCCCCGGCGCGGAGCTGTCGCTGCCCAACGTGACCGAGTGCACCAGCATGACCGTGGACGCCGACTTCCGCACCATCACCGAGCAGGTGCTCGGCACTCCGCTGCGGGAACTGCGCACCCCCGGCGCCAGCGACGCGCGCTTCTTCTCCGCGCAAGGCGTCCCGGCCATCATCAGCCGGCCGGTGGTCGGCAACGTGCACCGCGTCGACGAGTGGATCGACATCGACTCGATGCTGCAGTACTACCGCATCCTGCACACCTTCATCTCCCGGCGCCTGCACCTGTCCTGA
- a CDS encoding HAD family hydrolase, translating to MRKSVLLFDLGNTLVEYFRPGGFTPVLRESIRLAGRALSGAGHPVPPGAEVTLRVAEENYTARNYRVRPLHRRLARIFRLRGGADSDVMRVMSRAFMGPIFATARRYDDTLDALSSWRRRGYRIGILSNAPWGTPPWAWHEELARHGLAARCDLALFCGEVGWRKPARPLFRAALHHFACRPEECVFVGDDPRWDVYGARRAGITPLLIDRTGADADGTQPDLRSLADLEPVLVRWDGGGGRYTGAGAAGAAGAGGA from the coding sequence ATGCGCAAATCGGTTCTGCTGTTCGATCTTGGCAATACCCTGGTCGAGTACTTTCGGCCCGGCGGGTTCACGCCGGTCCTGCGGGAGTCGATCCGCCTGGCCGGGCGGGCGCTCAGCGGGGCCGGCCACCCGGTTCCTCCCGGCGCCGAAGTGACGCTCCGGGTGGCAGAGGAAAACTACACCGCGCGCAACTACCGGGTGCGCCCGCTGCACCGGCGCTTGGCGCGCATCTTCCGGCTGCGCGGCGGTGCCGACAGTGACGTCATGCGCGTCATGAGCCGCGCGTTCATGGGACCCATCTTTGCCACCGCGCGCCGCTACGACGATACGCTCGACGCGCTGTCCTCGTGGCGGCGACGCGGCTACCGGATCGGCATCCTGTCCAATGCGCCGTGGGGCACGCCGCCGTGGGCGTGGCACGAGGAACTGGCGCGGCACGGACTGGCGGCGCGCTGCGACCTTGCCCTGTTCTGCGGCGAGGTGGGGTGGCGCAAGCCGGCCCGCCCGCTGTTCCGCGCCGCACTGCACCACTTCGCCTGCCGCCCCGAGGAGTGCGTGTTCGTCGGCGACGACCCGCGCTGGGACGTGTACGGCGCGCGGCGGGCCGGCATCACGCCGCTGCTGATCGACCGCACCGGCGCCGACGCCGACGGGACGCAGCCGGACTTGCGTTCGCTCGCCGACCTGGAACCGGTGCTGGTGCGCTGGGACGGCGGCGGCGGACGCTACACCGGAGCCGGGGCGGCGGGCGCCGCCGGCGCGGGTGGTGCCTGA
- a CDS encoding ABC-2 family transporter protein, translating to MRPRLYGHIVKTRFLSSLEYRTEVAFLVLTSFVVVVGMSFLWKALYGDQEAARAVTLGQMLVYLIAAQTMNQLLFSDLPEQINERIYNGSISIDLIRPMHLWAAWVADDLGAAVSRLLIRGVPLVVVASLLIAVPLPASGPLFLWFLLSLGFSYVLMTSISYMVGLTSIWYMDFGNFGLVVRATVVFLSGSVVPIWFFPEWFQRVSSFLPFIYIYQFPLGIYIGKYAGTEILEGLATQLLWIAVGVLCAAMMWNLVKKKIVVQGG from the coding sequence ATGCGGCCGCGGCTCTACGGGCACATTGTCAAGACGCGATTCCTGTCGAGCCTCGAGTATCGCACGGAGGTGGCGTTCCTCGTTCTGACCAGCTTCGTCGTGGTGGTCGGCATGTCGTTCCTGTGGAAGGCGCTGTACGGCGACCAGGAGGCCGCGCGCGCGGTAACCCTGGGCCAGATGCTGGTGTACCTGATCGCCGCCCAGACGATGAATCAACTGCTCTTCTCCGATCTGCCCGAGCAGATCAACGAGCGCATCTACAACGGCAGCATCAGCATCGACCTGATCCGCCCGATGCACCTGTGGGCGGCGTGGGTGGCCGACGACCTGGGCGCGGCGGTGAGCCGGCTGCTCATCCGGGGCGTGCCGCTGGTCGTGGTGGCGTCGCTGCTGATTGCCGTCCCGCTGCCGGCGAGCGGGCCGCTGTTCCTGTGGTTCCTGCTCAGTCTCGGTTTCAGCTACGTGCTGATGACGTCGATCAGCTACATGGTCGGGCTCACCTCCATCTGGTACATGGACTTCGGCAACTTCGGCCTGGTCGTGCGCGCTACGGTCGTGTTCCTGTCCGGCAGCGTGGTGCCGATCTGGTTCTTTCCCGAATGGTTCCAACGGGTCTCGTCGTTCCTGCCGTTCATCTATATCTACCAGTTCCCGCTCGGCATCTACATCGGCAAGTACGCGGGCACGGAGATTCTCGAAGGTCTCGCGACGCAGCTCCTGTGGATTGCCGTGGGCGTGCTCTGTGCCGCCATGATGTGGAACCTGGTCAAGAAGAAGATCGTGGTGCAGGGGGGATGA
- a CDS encoding ABC-2 family transporter protein — MSTLARHLRVSLFYTKLSLIRLIEYPVYLQNIFLMNLTTAVTGFFVIRVMFTEFQAIGEWSVAEVSFLYSFNLMTHGIVLVVAQPIWYMGRVILRGDFDLLLVRPLDTLWLHVSRGVNYMDLANPILALVMIIYSLAEMGFTATAGNVTGLVLLLVLCSIIRGALYLVGSTTCFWWRNRESLKEFSASLMNDIGRYPLTVYPWVMQFILTFLIPTGFVAFYPASAVLGIEDGLVAGAGVFVAMAIMAAVLTVGSYLFFRLGLRYYESAGH, encoded by the coding sequence ATGAGCACCCTCGCCCGCCACCTCCGCGTCAGCCTGTTCTATACCAAGCTGTCGTTGATCCGCCTCATCGAGTATCCGGTCTACCTGCAGAACATCTTCCTGATGAATCTGACCACCGCCGTAACCGGCTTCTTCGTGATCCGGGTGATGTTCACGGAATTCCAGGCGATCGGCGAGTGGAGCGTCGCCGAGGTGTCGTTCCTGTACAGCTTCAATCTCATGACCCATGGCATCGTGCTGGTGGTGGCGCAACCGATCTGGTACATGGGCCGCGTTATCTTGCGCGGCGATTTCGACCTGCTGCTGGTGCGCCCCCTGGACACGCTGTGGCTGCACGTCTCGCGCGGGGTCAACTACATGGACCTGGCCAACCCGATCCTGGCGCTGGTGATGATCATCTACAGCCTGGCCGAGATGGGCTTCACTGCCACGGCGGGCAACGTGACCGGCCTGGTGCTGCTCCTGGTGCTGTGCAGCATCATCCGCGGCGCGCTCTACCTGGTCGGCTCGACTACCTGCTTCTGGTGGCGCAATCGCGAGTCCCTCAAGGAGTTCTCGGCGTCGCTGATGAACGACATCGGGCGCTACCCGCTGACCGTCTACCCGTGGGTGATGCAGTTCATCCTCACGTTCCTCATACCAACCGGCTTCGTCGCCTTCTACCCGGCGTCGGCGGTGCTGGGTATCGAGGACGGCCTGGTTGCCGGCGCCGGGGTGTTCGTCGCCATGGCGATCATGGCCGCGGTACTCACCGTGGGGTCCTACCTGTTTTTCCGCCTCGGGCTCCGGTACTACGAGAGCGCCGGGCATTAG
- a CDS encoding ATP-binding cassette domain-containing protein, protein MSIIETRRISKTFKVNQKKKGLAGAVKGMLFPDIRSIEAVKDVSFSVEQGEIIGYIGPNGSGKSTTIKMLCGILHPTAGSVAVNGLELPRKRRELAKDIGVVFGQRSQLYWDIRLGETFELLKRMYDISDADYAERMGVFDELLDIGEIVDQPVRQLSLGQSMRGNLVGAFLHAPKLLFLDEPTIGLDIVGKKKIQTFIREMNRAYRTTVVLTTHDLSDIEKLCERIIVINHGRIVEDDRLANITRKLAPYKLVYVLTDDAVPRIDIPGCRLRSADDSRICLEFDHHQHDSVELIAQLSRLMRINDFSIVDPDIEEVIETYYGAPPADRADDAGS, encoded by the coding sequence ATGAGCATCATCGAGACAAGGCGCATCTCCAAGACCTTCAAGGTCAACCAGAAGAAGAAAGGCCTGGCTGGAGCGGTGAAAGGGATGCTGTTCCCTGACATTCGCTCCATCGAGGCGGTCAAGGACGTATCGTTCAGCGTCGAGCAGGGCGAGATCATCGGCTACATCGGTCCGAACGGCTCCGGCAAGAGCACCACCATCAAGATGCTGTGCGGCATCCTGCATCCCACGGCGGGCTCGGTCGCGGTCAACGGTCTGGAGTTGCCCAGGAAGCGGCGCGAGCTGGCGAAGGACATCGGGGTGGTGTTCGGGCAGCGCAGCCAACTGTACTGGGACATCCGGCTGGGGGAGACGTTCGAGCTGCTCAAGCGCATGTACGACATCAGCGACGCCGATTACGCCGAGCGCATGGGCGTCTTCGACGAGCTGCTCGACATCGGCGAGATCGTCGACCAGCCGGTGCGCCAGCTTTCGCTCGGCCAGAGCATGCGCGGCAACCTGGTGGGCGCGTTCCTGCACGCCCCCAAGCTGCTGTTCCTGGACGAACCGACCATCGGTCTCGACATCGTCGGCAAGAAGAAGATCCAGACCTTCATCCGGGAGATGAACCGCGCCTACCGCACGACCGTGGTCCTGACCACCCACGACCTGTCCGACATCGAGAAGCTGTGCGAGCGCATCATCGTCATCAACCACGGCCGCATCGTGGAGGACGACCGGCTCGCGAACATTACCCGCAAGCTCGCTCCCTACAAGCTGGTCTACGTGCTGACCGATGACGCCGTTCCGCGCATCGACATTCCCGGTTGCCGGCTGCGGTCGGCGGATGACAGCAGGATCTGCCTCGAGTTCGACCACCATCAGCACGACTCGGTCGAGCTCATCGCGCAGCTCTCGCGTCTCATGCGGATCAACGACTTCAGCATCGTCGACCCGGACATCGAGGAGGTGATCGAGACCTACTACGGAGCACCACCGGCGGATCGGGCCGACGATGCGGGTTCGTAG
- a CDS encoding winged helix DNA-binding domain-containing protein gives MTRSATVYPLAAVRALALHAQGLCEPLRRGGSPSANDVYAAVERVGWVQIDTLQVVRRAQYLTLWSRLGTYDPGHLDRLLFEGGSGGPDNGRRLFENWMHAACIIPLTHYRLAMPMMRRRAEGRSGWHRRWVRDAAKARLLRQVMARIEAEGPLRPADIRTEKKQPGTWWNWDDAKIALEHLYDTGALAISNRINFQRVYDLRDRVLPAWVDRREPAREDALAALLAISSKALGICTPAQVAHYFHARQAEARPIIDRLLAEGRLVTVTARLADRADHELVVHRDNLELLQRAADGDLRARRTTFLSPFDSLFWANGRDQQMWRFRQVLECYKPRPQREWGYFCLPLLDRDRLVGRFDPKLERTTGLLRLKKLYLEPGVRPSARLATSVARAMRDFMRFHAAGDLAVEHSEPSDFGARLTAAL, from the coding sequence ATGACCCGATCGGCAACCGTGTACCCGCTGGCGGCGGTGCGGGCCCTGGCGCTGCATGCACAGGGGTTGTGTGAACCGCTGCGGCGCGGCGGCAGTCCCTCCGCCAACGACGTGTATGCCGCCGTCGAGCGGGTCGGGTGGGTGCAGATCGACACCCTGCAGGTGGTGCGGCGGGCGCAGTACCTGACCCTGTGGAGCCGGCTCGGCACGTACGATCCCGGCCACCTGGACCGCCTGTTGTTCGAAGGCGGCAGCGGCGGGCCGGACAACGGGCGGCGGCTGTTCGAGAACTGGATGCACGCCGCCTGCATCATTCCGCTGACCCACTACCGCCTGGCGATGCCGATGATGCGTCGGCGGGCGGAGGGCCGCAGCGGCTGGCACCGCAGGTGGGTGCGCGACGCCGCAAAGGCCCGGCTACTGCGGCAGGTGATGGCGCGCATCGAGGCCGAAGGGCCGCTCCGACCGGCGGACATCCGCACCGAGAAGAAGCAGCCCGGCACCTGGTGGAACTGGGACGACGCCAAGATCGCGCTGGAACACCTGTACGACACCGGCGCGTTGGCTATCTCCAACCGGATCAACTTCCAGCGCGTGTACGACCTGCGCGACCGCGTGCTGCCGGCATGGGTCGACCGCCGCGAGCCGGCCCGCGAGGACGCACTGGCCGCACTGCTGGCGATTTCGAGCAAGGCGCTCGGCATCTGCACCCCCGCCCAGGTGGCCCACTACTTCCATGCCAGGCAGGCCGAGGCTCGGCCGATCATCGACCGGCTGCTGGCCGAGGGCCGGCTCGTCACGGTAACGGCGCGGCTGGCCGACCGCGCCGATCACGAGTTGGTCGTGCACCGCGACAACCTGGAACTGCTGCAGCGAGCCGCGGACGGCGACCTGCGCGCGCGCCGCACCACCTTCCTGAGCCCGTTCGACAGCCTGTTCTGGGCCAACGGGCGCGACCAGCAGATGTGGCGGTTCCGGCAGGTGCTGGAGTGCTACAAGCCGCGGCCGCAGCGCGAGTGGGGCTACTTCTGCCTGCCGCTCCTGGACCGCGACCGCTTGGTGGGCCGTTTCGACCCCAAGCTGGAGCGCACCACCGGCTTGCTGCGGCTCAAGAAGCTCTACCTGGAGCCGGGCGTCCGGCCAAGCGCCCGGCTCGCCACCTCGGTGGCGCGCGCCATGCGCGACTTCATGCGCTTCCACGCCGCCGGCGACCTCGCCGTCGAACACAGCGAACCCTCCGACTTCGGCGCCCGGCTTACCGCGGCGCTGTAG
- a CDS encoding ABC transporter permease, whose translation MTQYIVRRVLYMVLSLAVLSLVAFMIIQLPPGDYVTTFVHMMQQRGIAVDEAMMRALYERYAFDRPVHEQYLKWIGNIVLRGDLGESMAFNDSVADLIAERLTLSVILSLGTLIITYIIAVPIGIYSATHPYSVGDYAGTVFGFIGLATPNFLLALILMFVTLRLFGWSPGGLFSPEFLAAPWSLARVWDLMKHLPVPLIVIGTAGTAGLIRILRSSLADELSRQYVITARAKGVDERRILFKYPVRIAINPIISAIGYLLPGIVSGEALVSIVLSLPTIGPMLLDGLRQQDMYLASSVILMLGMLTMVGTLISDMLLVVVDPRIRFEQKN comes from the coding sequence ATGACCCAGTACATCGTCCGCCGGGTGCTCTACATGGTGCTTTCGCTGGCGGTGCTGTCGCTGGTGGCCTTCATGATCATCCAGCTCCCGCCCGGCGACTATGTGACCACCTTCGTGCACATGATGCAGCAGCGTGGCATTGCCGTGGACGAGGCGATGATGCGCGCCCTGTACGAGCGCTACGCGTTCGACCGGCCGGTGCACGAGCAGTACCTGAAGTGGATCGGCAACATCGTGCTGCGCGGCGACCTGGGCGAGTCGATGGCGTTCAACGACTCGGTGGCGGACCTGATCGCCGAACGGCTCACCCTGTCGGTGATCCTGTCGCTGGGCACGCTGATCATCACCTACATCATCGCCGTGCCGATCGGCATCTACTCCGCCACCCATCCCTATTCGGTCGGCGACTACGCCGGCACGGTGTTCGGGTTCATCGGCCTGGCGACACCGAATTTCCTGCTGGCGCTGATCCTGATGTTCGTTACCCTGCGCCTGTTCGGATGGAGTCCCGGCGGCCTGTTCTCGCCCGAGTTCCTGGCGGCGCCGTGGAGCCTGGCGCGCGTCTGGGACCTGATGAAGCACCTGCCGGTGCCGTTGATCGTGATCGGCACGGCAGGCACGGCCGGATTGATCCGCATCCTGCGCAGCTCGCTGGCCGACGAGCTGTCCCGCCAGTACGTGATCACTGCGCGCGCCAAGGGCGTCGACGAGCGGCGCATCCTGTTCAAGTACCCGGTGCGCATCGCCATCAACCCGATCATCAGCGCGATCGGCTACCTGTTGCCGGGCATCGTGTCGGGCGAGGCGCTGGTGTCGATCGTGCTGAGCCTGCCCACCATCGGTCCCATGCTGCTGGACGGTCTGCGCCAGCAGGACATGTACCTGGCCAGCAGCGTGATCCTGATGCTCGGCATGCTGACCATGGTGGGCACGCTGATATCGGACATGCTGCTGGTGGTGGTCGACCCGCGCATCCGCTTCGAGCAGAAGAATTGA
- a CDS encoding ABC transporter permease, with the protein MADQVTTAEQLEDAADAAERYYVASSWTLMRRKFVKHRLAVVAWFVLAILYAAAAFAGFAAPYDRIASRTDFSMAPPTRVRILHEGRLQAPFIYGLTRQRNPETLLMEYQTDPAQRHRIRLFVSGDQYKVLGLITADKHLFGVEEPGVMFLFGTDQLGRDILSRIIHGARISLSIGLLGVAMSFVLGCLLGGLSGFIGGPVDMAIQRAIEFLQSLPTIPLWMSLAAAIPIDWSPLRRYFLITLILSIIGWTGLARIVRGKILQLREEDYVTAAGVSGATRLNVIVRHMLPNFLGYLIVHLTLEVPGMILGETALSFLGIGLQPPVVSWGVALQQASNIRTVALHPWLLIPALFVVLTVLCFNFVGDGMRDAADPYK; encoded by the coding sequence ATGGCCGACCAGGTAACCACCGCCGAGCAGCTCGAGGACGCTGCCGACGCCGCCGAACGGTACTACGTCGCGTCGAGCTGGACGCTGATGCGGCGCAAGTTCGTCAAGCACCGCTTGGCAGTGGTCGCCTGGTTCGTGCTGGCGATCCTCTACGCGGCCGCGGCGTTCGCCGGCTTCGCGGCGCCGTACGACCGGATCGCCAGCCGCACCGACTTTTCCATGGCGCCGCCGACGCGGGTGCGCATCCTGCACGAGGGCAGGCTGCAGGCGCCGTTCATCTACGGCCTGACCCGGCAGCGCAACCCCGAGACCCTGCTGATGGAATACCAGACCGACCCGGCACAGCGGCACCGGATCAGGCTGTTCGTGAGCGGGGACCAATACAAGGTGCTGGGCCTGATCACTGCCGACAAGCACCTGTTCGGCGTCGAGGAACCGGGCGTGATGTTCCTGTTCGGCACCGACCAGCTCGGCCGCGACATCCTGTCACGCATCATCCACGGCGCCCGCATCTCGCTCTCCATCGGACTGCTCGGCGTCGCGATGAGCTTCGTGCTCGGCTGTCTGCTCGGCGGGCTGTCCGGGTTCATCGGCGGACCGGTGGACATGGCGATTCAGCGCGCCATCGAATTCCTGCAGTCGCTGCCCACCATCCCGCTGTGGATGTCGCTGGCCGCCGCCATCCCGATCGACTGGTCGCCGCTGCGGCGCTACTTCCTGATCACCCTGATCCTGTCGATTATCGGCTGGACCGGGCTGGCGCGCATCGTGCGCGGCAAGATCCTGCAGCTTCGCGAGGAGGACTACGTGACCGCCGCCGGCGTCAGCGGAGCCACCCGCCTGAACGTGATCGTGCGTCACATGCTGCCCAACTTTCTCGGTTACCTGATCGTCCACCTGACCCTGGAGGTGCCCGGCATGATTCTCGGCGAGACCGCGCTCAGCTTCCTCGGCATCGGCCTGCAGCCTCCGGTGGTGAGCTGGGGGGTGGCACTGCAGCAGGCCTCCAACATCCGCACCGTGGCGCTGCACCCGTGGCTGCTGATCCCGGCGCTGTTCGTGGTGCTCACGGTGCTGTGCTTCAACTTCGTGGGCGACGGCATGCGCGACGCGGCGGATCCCTACAAGTAG